One part of the Paenibacillus silvisoli genome encodes these proteins:
- the lpdA gene encoding dihydrolipoyl dehydrogenase has product MTIQCDIAIIGGGIAGYTAAIRASLAGKKVILIEKEKLGGTCLHKGCIPSKALLRSAEVYTTMLKADTYGINVEEGAVSLDFAKVQRRKDSTVEGLYKGLQYLMRKHEITVIQGSGRVIGPSIFSPKSGSVAVEFPDGEMETVVPKHLIIATGSRPRTLPGLEPMPGEIMTSDEALEMDELPESVLIVGGGVIGVEWASMLIDFGVDVTLVEAASRLLPGEDAEASAELTKQLRKRGVRILTGIQLKLDTYTYTEGQATITADTADGSVILNAERLLVSVGRQANVEGIGLENTDVRVDKGVIKVNGFFQTNEPHIYAIGDVNGGLQLAHAAAHEGIIAVDHILGGKEQAPDHSRVPRAIYSKPEIASIGLTEDEARKQGHDIKVGKVPFQAIGKAHVLGETEGFAKVIADAKTSDVLGVHLIGAHATDLLSEASLAMLLNATPWEVGQVIHPHPTLSEVMGEAMLAVNGNSIAF; this is encoded by the coding sequence ATGACGATTCAATGCGATATTGCCATCATCGGCGGAGGCATTGCGGGATATACGGCTGCCATCAGAGCGTCGCTGGCAGGGAAGAAAGTCATCCTGATCGAGAAAGAGAAGCTGGGCGGAACATGTTTACATAAAGGCTGTATCCCAAGCAAAGCGCTGCTGCGCAGCGCCGAGGTATACACGACCATGCTCAAAGCAGATACATATGGCATCAACGTTGAGGAAGGCGCGGTTTCGCTGGATTTCGCGAAGGTTCAGCGCCGTAAGGACAGCACGGTCGAAGGGCTGTATAAAGGGCTGCAATATTTGATGCGCAAGCACGAAATTACGGTGATTCAGGGGAGCGGCAGAGTGATCGGCCCGTCGATCTTCTCGCCGAAGAGCGGAAGCGTGGCGGTTGAATTCCCGGACGGCGAAATGGAAACGGTCGTGCCGAAGCATTTGATTATCGCGACAGGCTCGCGTCCGCGTACGCTTCCGGGACTCGAACCGATGCCGGGCGAAATTATGACGAGCGACGAAGCGCTTGAGATGGACGAGCTGCCCGAATCGGTGCTGATTGTCGGCGGCGGCGTGATCGGCGTCGAGTGGGCGTCGATGCTCATCGATTTCGGCGTCGATGTGACGCTGGTGGAGGCTGCCTCGCGGCTGCTGCCCGGGGAGGACGCCGAAGCGTCGGCCGAACTGACGAAGCAGCTGCGCAAGAGAGGAGTACGCATATTAACCGGCATCCAATTGAAGCTTGATACGTATACCTATACGGAAGGACAAGCGACGATTACGGCGGATACGGCGGACGGCTCGGTTATTTTGAATGCGGAACGGCTCCTTGTGTCGGTTGGCCGTCAGGCGAACGTGGAAGGCATCGGTCTCGAAAACACCGACGTGCGCGTCGACAAAGGCGTTATTAAAGTGAATGGCTTCTTCCAAACGAACGAGCCGCATATTTATGCGATCGGCGACGTGAACGGAGGCTTGCAGCTGGCGCACGCCGCGGCGCATGAAGGCATCATCGCGGTCGATCATATTCTTGGCGGTAAGGAGCAAGCGCCGGACCACAGCCGAGTGCCGCGCGCGATCTATTCCAAGCCGGAGATTGCTTCGATCGGTCTTACGGAGGACGAAGCGCGCAAACAAGGGCATGATATCAAAGTCGGCAAAGTACCGTTTCAAGCGATCGGCAAGGCGCATGTGCTGGGCGAAACGGAAGGCTTCGCGAAGGTAATCGCGGACGCGAAAACGAGCGATGTGCTCGGCGTCCATTTGATCGGCGCGCATGCAACGGATTTGCTATCGGAAGCATCGCTGGCCATGCTGCTGAATGCGACGCCGTGGGAAGTGGGACAAGTCATTCACCCGCATCCGACGTTGTCCGAGGTCATGGGTGAAGCAATGTTAGCGGTTAACGGAAATTCAATCGCATTTTAG